From the genome of Capsicum annuum cultivar UCD-10X-F1 chromosome 4, UCD10Xv1.1, whole genome shotgun sequence:
TTTTCCTCctagaaaaaaaaacaatcattttTGAATCATTCTTTGTTCAATATTCTTTGTTATGACGCAATTTACTTAATTGTTCAATGGAATGTTCAGTTTGAGTTTATCTTAGTAATTTATTTTCGATAGAATTATTGACGTACAATTTTGTCAAAAGTATAGcaaaaacagaaaaagaaaaaggaaattgacACATCTTTGTTTAGGGGAAAACGAGTAAGAATTGGTCTGATTTATGACACATGCCACCTCTTTGTAACCCATAATATGATCTAATAAAGGTCAAATTTGATTTAGCAAATGAAAAGAATTGGTCAATGGAGATTGTATATTTAcaattttcttcatatttatctATAGATAAATGTGACATTTATATGGTTCAATAAATTAACATAGTACACATACGAGCCCCGGGTATGAAGTGTTTTTATACAAATTAGTCGCCTCTCAAAACggagagaaaaaataatgatcaaCAGGGGGAGACTATAAATGCTCTTCACGCACAAACAAACTCTTATAAAATTCCATGCCACCACATAGATTGTGATGTGACAATCACCATATAATCTTCCCCTTAATTAATTAGTCAGAGTTTtgacatattttaaaagaaaaaggatagttATAGATCAACACAAGCCTTTCACTATTGTAATAGGACTGCAAAATTTATTCAATAATCAATACAAAAGAATTGAATTCATTATCATGCTTACAACAACCTAGCTAGCTCCCAAGAAAAGAAGTTTCCATCACACCTAGTAATAATActagttttttttaataataataataatatttctttttagtttttttaataataatagtatttctttttatagttattttaataaaaagagCATGCCGATGCACTGATTGTTTTGACAATTTAAACCACGACATTCCATGACATTCTGCTCACATGATAACTACTTTTACCGTCATGCATTTAGAGCGTTTTTCCAACCATGTTACTGAATCCTGATCCAAATTCCTTCACTTGGTATATCTTGATGAACCACAAATAACATATAGTAACCTGGTGGTGCTAAATTCTTCGAATTTGGAAAAATCGAATTGATTTTATAAGTTGATATTCCAACTCCTGTTACTTTTCCACCTGAAAGGGTTAGCATTCTTTGATTCATAGTATTTGAATGTGTGTTAAATGCAGGTGCAACCATTGTCACCTTGACCAAATCTCTCTTTATCGATCCACGTATAGTAAATCGAATATCGATCCGTTCACCGTATTTAACTTTACGTTGGGAAGCGGGTGAAATAATCCGCGGACGTGAATTCGCGGATCTTGAATCCAAATATGACGGTGAAAATGCCTCCAAACTTAACTCTGTTGGAAATAGAACTCCCGTAAAGTTGTAAAACCCATGTGGATTACTACCACCAACCAAAACTCGACCATCTCGAAGTAAAACAGTTGTTGAGTGATACATTCTTGGTATGGTACCAGGGTTTTGAACCTCGAATCTTGAACCCAATGAGTCATCAGGACGGTAAATCACCGGACTCAAGACGGGGCTCCTACCAAGTTCCCATCCAGCCGTGCCCGCACCCGCACCATTCACAATCAAAACGTCACCGTTTGGTAGAATTACCATATCGCCCATTGTTCGAGCTACTGGCATGGTCTCCATGATCCATTTTGGATTCGGGTCGGTTATTGTAATCCGCCCGCAAGTATTTAATGCACCTAAAAATTTACCTCTTTGTGCTCTAAGGTATGAACCCTTTTTCGTTCCCCCACAAACCAAAACCTCAGCCCGAATAGTTTCCTGTTGCATGTTTAACGGAAGAAGAACTGCAGAACCCGTACTTGGATAATTTCTCGGGTCACCACCGGTTATTTGTGGATACGTTTTCACTATCGTATTTGTCATGTAATCGAGTAGTACAGCTCGATTGTTCGCGAAAATGAATAGATTTCCATCCACATTAAGAAAAACAAAGGGGTAAAGATTGTTTTCCTCTCTAGGATCATTAGTCTGCTGAAGAAATGGCAGACCAAATAGGTTGTTGGTTGAAGCAGTCTTGGGATAAAACTCATAGTTAAAAGCATCACGACCACCTACGATAATTTGTCTTCCATCAGGCAACAAATGATTAGTGGCATACCATCTACTTTGTATTAGTGCACTTCCAATTTCTTTCCAGTCACATGTGCTGGTCTTTCCACTGCATGGTTTAAAAACCCTAACAAAATTTTCACCATCGTTGAATCCACCAGTCTGAACCAACGAACCATCGGACGTCGCAGAGCCAGAGGAGCACCAAACATCTGTCTGGACCATGAGGGGTCGTACTGAGTTGGTGGACACATCGTATTCAACAGAGTGGGCAGTACAATCAACTTTCAAGGTGAGGTCATTAGGGTTGTTACGACATTTGCCATCAGGCAAAGATATGTTGGATGCACCAAAGTCAGTACGATCGTACATGATGACTCTATCATTGTTGAGGAGTTGCATGTGCATGGCTGAAATGCCGATGTTGGACATAAGTAGGTCCCACGTGCCACCGGCGGCGTAAGCCGTGTACCGGTGACATGGTAGTAGAAGAAGGAGAAGTAGTTGAGCAAGTTGAATCAAGAAAGGGATAATTGTTATTCTAGTTTTCATTGCCTCTATGTACTATAAGCTATAAATTTAGGTCGATATGTCCTTTATATATACTATCAAGGTGGAGAAGATGTAATTGTATTTGAATACAAGGGAATTAAGTTTAGTAGTATTGTTTATCAGGGAGAGATATTGTTCGTTATTTCTTGTCCTTTATCATTGCTTGTTTTCTAGACTATTTTTGTCTTGAGACGAAGGTCCATTGGAGACAGTCTCTCTACTTATGAggtaaaggtaagttctatataGAGGCGGAGCTAGCCTAGTAAAGGAGGGTTCGgacgaacccccttcgacggaaaataatattattaatacatgattaaaatgatttatatgtatatattatagatGTTGAACCACCTTTAGTGAGTTTTCCTTCAGATTTTGAACCACcagaaatcctggctccgcctctacctctgcatacactctacccttctCATACCTTATACCTTATTTTGTGAGAGTATACTGAATATCTTGTTTATTGTTGTAGTAGGGAGAGAGACAATATTGGTCAAAGATATTGTTATATTTGTAATAATATATATGTTGTGTGAAACAAATCTTTGGTATCAAAGTAATGTGGAGCACGCATTGTCCTTACACTGATGTTACCAGCCAGGTGatcttttatgttgaaaaggaATTAAAGAGTTAATTGAATCATTTTATTGGAAAATTATATTGTGtataaataagataaagataaGTTTACGATAGGGTTATACGTGAATTATTGGATCACCCTCTTGTAAATAGATTTTACTGTATTACTAGagagattaaaaaattattaactcataaattttaaattctagaaATTTAACACCCTAATAATTTTTGTAATTcccttattattagttttttgcCTATATTTATAATTCAAATGCTTGCTAGTATTAAGTAGAGATGAATACATTAGTGTACCTTCTTATGAATCCTTGTGAGGTGTTGTTATTGGTGacaaaattaaatcatgaaaacataactcGTCCACGTTTGGGCTGGTTATTGATTAGTTCATTTTGACTCGTTTTTTTTAACTCATTTCAGTCTAAGTAATTTTTTGACGGTTCAATAAATCATCCatttaattattcaattatttaacCTGCTCATTTACTAAGGCTATTTTAGCATGCCAAAATTCAGCCCAAGCAGCCCTATCTTACACCCCTAGTTGTGACCATAGCAACTCTTCTTAGCATACAGGTTTATCAATTCTCTTGCAACTTCTTGTCTATTAGCAGATTGGTTAGCCAGCCCAGCCCAATTCTAGATGGAGTTCAATAGCCCAGTCCATCCCATAGGTGTGCAAAATGATGGCCCAATCCTACCTTTAGCCAAGTCCATCCCTTAGTTTATGGGTGCATGTAGTGAAGGAACTAAAATTTCTATTGAGGGGTTTAAAAGTGTACGCACAAACTAGTTGATGGGGTTCaacaattattatatataaaacaacaacaacaacaaattcagtgtattcccatatagtggggtctggggagggtaagatgtacgcagtccataccactatcttcGAAGAAatagcaaggctgtttccgatagactcccggctcaatACACGAGATAATAACCAAATCAGTAATAAAGCACGGAACAAGATGAGAAGACATAAATACGCCACTCATaatgaataataaacaaataatagtaaaaaaaatcgtaataaagcatgcaacaaggtggcataacaagaataatacactCACCAAGTAAAGCCCTACCCCAACGACCCcaaactggcactagccttctatcctaattcgcatcctccagatctttctatctagggtcatatcctcagtgagctgtaactgctccatgtcccgcctaattaCCTCTCTGCAGTATtacttcggcctacccctaccccgcctgaagCCATCCAACGCAAGCctttcacacctacgaaccggggcatccgtgcccctcatcatcacgtgcccgaaccatCCCAATcgaacttcccgcatcttgtcctccaccgaagccactccaacttTTTCCCGAATGgtctcattctgaactctatcacccctagtaagcccacacatccaacgcaacatccgcatttccgccacctttaatttttgaatgtgagtttttgactggccaacactctgctccaaacaacatggccggacggactgtcaccttatagaatttgcctttaagcttgggcgacacctttttatcacacaacacccccgaggcgagcttcca
Proteins encoded in this window:
- the LOC107868540 gene encoding aldehyde oxidase GLOX1-like translates to MKTRITIIPFLIQLAQLLLLLLLPCHRYTAYAAGGTWDLLMSNIGISAMHMQLLNNDRVIMYDRTDFGASNISLPDGKCRNNPNDLTLKVDCTAHSVEYDVSTNSVRPLMVQTDVWCSSGSATSDGSLVQTGGFNDGENFVRVFKPCSGKTSTCDWKEIGSALIQSRWYATNHLLPDGRQIIVGGRDAFNYEFYPKTASTNNLFGLPFLQQTNDPREENNLYPFVFLNVDGNLFIFANNRAVLLDYMTNTIVKTYPQITGGDPRNYPSTGSAVLLPLNMQQETIRAEVLVCGGTKKGSYLRAQRGKFLGALNTCGRITITDPNPKWIMETMPVARTMGDMVILPNGDVLIVNGAGAGTAGWELGRSPVLSPVIYRPDDSLGSRFEVQNPGTIPRMYHSTTVLLRDGRVLVGGSNPHGFYNFTGVLFPTELSLEAFSPSYLDSRSANSRPRIISPASQRKVKYGERIDIRFTIRGSIKRDLVKVTMVAPAFNTHSNTMNQRMLTLSGGKVTGVGISTYKINSIFPNSKNLAPPGYYMLFVVHQDIPSEGIWIRIQ